A stretch of the Argentina anserina chromosome 6, drPotAnse1.1, whole genome shotgun sequence genome encodes the following:
- the LOC126797182 gene encoding disease resistance-like protein DSC1 gives MASSSAPASASTDIPSKEKYDVFLSFRGPDTRETFISHLKKALDDKKIETFIDDNLERGEEIAPALLKAIERSMISVIIFSKNYASSRWCLDELVHILECREKCGKHVLPIFYKTVVSDIRHQRRSYRLEKRFKDRTESELLKWKVALTNAANLSGFESNKTRNDSDLIQEVVHLIVKKLGYESSRSELSGFVGVKSRVLEIESLLSIIPGDDRVRFVVIWGMGGIGKTTLADAAFHRLSGQFDACCFLGDVREGSGTRKELKDLRNKLLGTLLGDKSLDIQGESIDHVTRVKLGRKKVLVVLDDVNDSRQLELLVGHHHVPFGSGSRIIITTRDKKQLDEVILGGNHDTVIYKVKELDDVEAHQLLRLKAPKDIAFTTSSTEVLIKVVMYAAGVPLALRTLRPLFYKGALNEMEKISSEKLRSVYQVSYDLLTDDEKNIFLDVACFHKGTQIEDAKGHMNGCCLNVSSGISALVEMSLIELRNGKLWMHDVIQEMGRDIVQKQCLEEAGKRSRLYTVEDVYHVLQNITGTAKVQAMCTWESNFNFRSAEGELNLNPQVFKEMYNLRYLDLFGLQYTLGSDCKLPKGLEFLPKKLRYLSWPGFPLTSLPPSKFSACFLVELYLPRSHLQTLGDKDQNLEHLKKIDLSNSRDLVEVRCLTKSKCLECLTLAGCVSLVQVPNISESLNIVSINLQGCKKLVEVPSYFEKLHKLTVLNLRKCLLLESIPEMPSNIEFLLLGSFCYSDRGKMKFSGLPSSIWSLKKLVELDLDSCNHIQNLPDRIRMMKSLTSIDLSRTSIKCLPSSIECLSRIASINLVGCSDLVSLSTSIWKLEFLEALNLSGCTSFEFFPEILEPMECLKTLRLSETKIEEIHDSIENLVGLEELDLSSCKRLKSVSNNICKLIFLQDFRIACCPELKKLPILSTETSSWLSRLDLSWCTSLEEIPDAFLICLTSLKELDLSGTRIKSIPTSIKELTRLTDLYVWNCKYLESLPELPYFLKYLNANGCTNLEMVSFSMTAAAQGLDQICVDEYYFVREEKYSFRSCPKLSETAKGKMLDNAQLRIMRMANLLPRREQIYPGFIYLGTRDHSIAIVYPGNEIPEWFMYQAEGSSINIKLPEHPSYTNTNFWQLILCAVLTIDKDEHEDEDELEDDSSGLYLESGDSNFCCNSNFTTDNGDCSELNFLLPSSSADEDIRLDLGQRDKSLVFVWYSPHWSTHICNASDAWFEFYIKQNPYLKQLCFFPHNHDLIKVKRCGVRLLSSQGQDVILGGVDQDVGEPKPEQVTLSKRSCDQYEASGSATVTLLDLENRN, from the exons ATGGCATCCTCTTCTGCACCTGCTTCTGCTTCTACTGACATCCCCTCTAAAGAGAAGTATGATGTGTTTCTCAGCTTCAGAGGTCCTGATACCCGCGAGACTTTTATCAGCCATCTAAAGAAAGCCTTGGATGATAAGAAGATAGAGACCTTCATAGATGACAATCTTGAGCGGGGAGAAGAAATCGCACCTGCCCTACTAAAAGCAATTGAGAGATCAATGATTTCTGTGatcattttctcaaaaaaCTATGCTTCCTCTCGATGGTGTTTGGATGAACTTGTGCATATACTGGAATGCAGGGAAAAGTGTGGAAAGCATGTGCTCCCCATCTTTTATAAAACAGTTGTATCAGATATACGACACCAGAGGCGAAGTTATAGGCTTGAAAAACGTTTCAAGGATAGAACTGAGTCTGAGCTTCTCAAGTGGAAGGTTGCTTTGACAAACGCAGCTAATCTATCGGGGTTTGAATCAAATAAAACCAG GAATGATTCTGATTtgattcaagaagttgttcACTTAATTGTGAAAAAATTGGGTTATGAATCATCGAGATCTGAATTAAGTGGCTTTGTTGGAGTTAAAAGTCGGGTTCTGGAAATTGAATCCCTACTAAGTATTATTCCTGGAGATGATCGTGTTCGTTTCGTAGTTATTTGGGGTATGGGAGGTATTGGGAAGACCACCCTTGCTGATGCTGCATTTCACCGTCTCTCTGGACAATTTGATGCTTGTTGTTTTCTAGGAGATGTCAGAGAAGGTTCTGGGACGCGAAAAGAACTAAAAGATTTGCGAAACAAACTTCTTGGTACATTATTAGGGGACAAAAGTCTAGATATCCAGGGTGAAAGTATAGACCACGTTACTAGAGTAAAACTTGGCCGTAAAAAAGTCCTCGTTGTTCTTGATGATGTGAATGATTCGAGGCAGCTGGAACTTTTAGTTGGACATCATCATGTTCCGTTTGGCTCAGGGAGTAGAATCATAATAACAACTAGAGATAAAAAACAACTTGATGAAGTGATTCTAGGAGGTAACCATGATACTGTGATTTACAAGGTCAAGGAATTAGATGATGTTGAAGCTCATCAGCTCCTCCGATTGAAGGCCCCTAAAGATATCGCTTTTACAACATCTTCTACTGAAGTTTTAATAAAAGTGGTCATGTATGCTGCGGGAGTACCATTAGCCCTTCGAACTTTGCGTCCTTTATTCTACAAAGGTGCACTAAATGAAATGGAAAAGATTTCCAGTGAAAAATTGAGGAGTGTGTACCAAGTGAGTTATGATCTATTAACAGATGATGAGAAGAACATATTTCTTGATGTAGCATGTTTTCATAAAGGAACGCAAATAGAAGATGCTAAAGGACATATGAATGGCTGTTGTTTAAATGTGAGTAGTGGAATCAGTGCTCTTGTTGAAATGTCTCTCATAGAACTAAGAAACGGCAAGCTATGGATGCACGATGTGATACAAGAAATGGGTCGTGATATTGTCCAGAAACAATGTCTCGAAGAAGCGGGAAAACGCAGTAGGTTGTATACTGTGGAGGATGTTTACCATGTATTGCAGAATATTACA GGAACTGCCAAAGTTCAGGCCATGTGCACATGGGAGTCTAATTTCAACTTCAGATCTGCAGAGGGAGAGCTAAATTTGAATCCTCAAGTCTTTAAAGAAATGTATAATCTAAGATACCTAGACCTGTTCGGTCTACAATATACATTGGGAAGTGATTGCAAACTTCCTAAAGGTCTTGAGTTTCTTCCCAAGAAACTTAGATATCTCTCTTGGCCGGGTTTCCCTTTAACATCTTTGCCGCCATCAAAATTTTCTGCCTGTTTTCTTGTTGAGCTTTACCTGCCCAGAAGCCATCTCCAGACACTCGGGGATAAAGATCAG AACCTTGAGCACCTAAAAAAGATCGATCTTAGCAACTCAAGGGATCTTGTTGAAGTTCGATGCCTCACAAAGTCGAAGTGTCTCGAGTGTCTAACTCTTGCTGGATGTGTGAGTTTGGTTCAAGTTCCAAATATCTCAGAGAGTCTAAATATTGTGAGTATAAACCTCCAAGGGTGTAAGAAGTTGGTTGAAGTTCCTTCATATTTTGAAAAGCTTCACAAGCTTACTGTTTTGAATCTGAGGAAGTGCCTGCTTCTAGAAAGTATACCAGAGATGCCAAGCAATATAGAATTCTTACTCTTGGGTTCATTTTGTTATTCTGATCGGGGAAAGATGAAGTTCTCTGGATTGCCTTCATCAATTTGGTCTCTTAAGAAACTTGTTGAATTGGATCTCGATAGCTGTAACCACATTCAGAATCTTCCAGACAGAATTCGGATGATGAAATCCCTCACATCAATTGATTTGTCTCGAACGAGTATAAAATGCCTTCCCTCATCAATCGAGTGTCTCTCTAGGATTGCTTCAATTAATCTGGTTGGTTGCAGTGATCTTGTGAGTCTTTCAACCAGCATTTGGAAGTTGGAATTTCTTGAGGCACTCAATCTATCTGGTTGTACTTCATTCGAATTCTTCCCAGAAATTTTAGAGCCTATGGAATGCTTGAAGACTCTCCGACTAAGTGAAACGAAGATTGAAGAAATACACGACTCAATTGAAAACTTGGTTGGGCTTGAAGAATTAGACCTATCCAGTTGCAAACGTCTCAAATCTGTCTCAAACAATATCTGCAAATTAATATTTCTCCAGGATTTCAGAATTGCGTGTTGCCCTGAACTAAAGAAGCTGCCTATCTTGTCCACGGAGACGTCGTCTTGGCTATCGAGATTAGACCTCAGTTGGTGCACCAGTTTGGAAGAAATCCCTGATGCTTTCTTGATTTGCTTAACCTCACTGAAAGAATTAGATCTTAGTGGAACAAGGATTAAGAGTATACCTACAAGTATCAAAGAACTTACCAGATTAACAGACCTATACGTATGGAATTGCAAGTACTTAGAGTCTCTCCCAGAGCTCCCATATTTTCTAAAATATTTGAATGCTAATGGTTGTACGAATCTGGAGATGGTGTCATTCTCAATGACTGCAGCTGCACAAGGTCTGGATCAAATATGCGTCGATGAATATTATTTTGTACGTGAAGAGAAATATTCGTTTCGTAGTTGCCCAAAATTGAGTGAAACCGCAAAAGGCAAAATGTTGGATAATGCACAGCTAAGAATCATGCGAATGGCAAATCTACTTCCCAGACGTGAACAAATATATCCG GGTTTTATCTATCTAGGGACTAGGGATCATTCCATTGCTATTGTCTATCCCGGAAATGAAATTCCAGAGTGGTTCATGTATCAAGCAGAGGGATCTTCAATAAATATCAAGCTGCCTGAGCATCCTTCTTATACAAATACAAACTTCTGGCAACTCATTCTGTGCGCTGTTCTTACAATCGACAAAGATGAACATGAAGATGAGGACGAATTAGAAGACGACTCATCGGGTCTATACCTTGAAAGTGGTGATTCCAATTTCTGCTGTAACTCCAACTTCACAACCGACAATGGTGACTGCTCTGAGCTCAATTTTCTTCTACCCTCGTCCAGTGCTGACGAGGATATTCGTTTGGACCTAGGTCAACGCGACAAGTCTCTGGTGTTTGTATGGTATTCCCCACACTGGTCCACTCATATTTGCAATGCCAGCGATGCCTGGTTCGAGTTTTACATAAAACAAAATCCTTACTTGAAGCAACTTTGTTTTTTCCCACATAATCATGATCTCATTAAGGTGAAAAGGTGTGGGGTGCGCCTGCTGTCTTCCCAAGGTCAAGATGTGATATTGGGAGGGGTCGATCAAGATGTTGGAGAACCAAAACCAGAGCAGGTTACGTTATCAAAGAGGAGCTGCGATCAGTATGAAGCTAGCGGAAGCGCCACAGTTACTCTCTTGGATTTGGAGAACCGAAACTAG
- the LOC126797183 gene encoding LOW QUALITY PROTEIN: uncharacterized protein LOC126797183 (The sequence of the model RefSeq protein was modified relative to this genomic sequence to represent the inferred CDS: inserted 1 base in 1 codon; substituted 1 base at 1 genomic stop codon): protein MKKKKEVKLVKSLPRIDTFMKRKEKCVGGSLVNEQSEEHMEDIEEHTNGNEIVDDLGHDTTENDAEHNNNVNHADETSVNIFDPRVWDALDKKLVDLLVENGPLRDLSIESGPPDKLNRRFSSRFYTRYLGNGEKYDRELKEHEMSVDHLITANTWTDLRIRLQKHETIDKAYQDQIRKEKEHXRNVLKRIIAIVKFLAKYNLGFRGTNERLYQFDNGLFLGLVEMGAEFDEVIEEHCRRITNAEIHHHYLGHNIQNELLQMIALEIKAKIIKTIKDAEYFSVILDCTPDISHQEKMSLILRCVNVSKSRIQIEEFFLEFLNVHDTSGQGLFEELLVVIQSLDLDINNVRGQGYDNGSKMKGKHQGVQKKLLDINSRALYTPCGCHCLNLILCDVANSCTKAVDFFGVLQRLYTLFAGSTKRXQFLKDNVKGFTLKSLSTTRWESRIESVKPLRFNAIEIKEALLQLAEADKDPKIKSRAKSIATNELGDFEFLLSMVIWYEILFAFNKVSKMLQSDDMQISVAISEVKGLIAWLDRFRENGFKEAIITTKEIADTLNVTQVFPEKRIIHNKKFFDERADEPLPSSSGEEYFRVHYFLFLVDQAKGSLQRRFEQYQQYDDIFGFLFTSETLNSLDNIDLRAACIHLKDVLRHGESSDLDGEDLFRELKLLREILPRLREVFPS, encoded by the exons atgaagaagaaaaaagaagtcaAGTTAGTTAAGTCTTTGCCCCGTATTGATACAtttatgaaaagaaaagaaaaatgtgtAGGTGGATCTTTGGTTAATGAACAATCAGAAGAGCACATGGAAGATATTGAAGAACACACTAATGGCAATGAAATTGTAGATGATTTGGGTCATGATACAACTGAGAATGATGCAGAgcataataataatgtaaatcATGCAGATGAGACTTCGGTGAATATTTTTGATCCTAGAGTTTGGGATGCCTTGGATAAAAAGCTAGTAGATTTATTGGTAGAAAATGGTCCTCTTAGAGATCTTTCCATAGAAAGTGGCCCGCCAGACAAGTTAAATAGACGTTTTAGTTCAAGATTCTACACTCGATATTTAGGGAATGGAGAGAAGTATGATAGAGA ACTTAAGGAGCATGAAATGAGTGTTGATCATCTCATTACTGCAAATACTTGGACTGATTTGCGTATTAGATTACAAAAGCATGAAACTATTGATAAAGCTTATCAAGACCAGAttagaaaagagaaagaac TGAGGAATGTATTGAAAAGAATAATTGCAATTGTGAAATTTCTCGCTAAATATAACTTAGGTTTTCGTGGAACTAATGAGAGGCTTTATCAATTTGATAATGGTCTCTTTCTTGGCCTAGTTGAAATGGGGGCAGAATTTGATGAAGTAATTGAGGAGCATTGTCGGCGAATTACTAATGCtgaaattcatcatcattatcTTGGACACAACATTCAGAATGAGTTGTTGCAAATGATAGCTCTTGAGATCAAGGCTAAAATTATAAAGACAATCAAAGATGCTGAATATTTCTCTGTGATTCTTGATTGCACACCGGATATTAGTCATCAAGAGAAAATGTCATTGATACTTAGATGTGTCAATGTTTCAAAAAGTCGAATACAAATTGAAGAGTTCTTTTTAGAATTCTTAAATGTTCATGACACTTCTGGTCAAGGGCTATTTGAAGAGTTACTAGTTGTGATACAGTCACTAGATCTTGATATCAATAATGTGAGAGGACAAGGGTATGATAATGGGTCAAAGATGAAAGGAAAACACCAAGGGGTGCAAAAAAAGTTGCTAGATATCAATTCTAGAGCTTTATACACTCCTTGTGGTTGTCATTGTTTGAACCTAATCCTTTGTGATGTGGCAAATTCTTGTACAAAAGCAGTTGATTTTTTTGGAGTGTTACAACGCCTCTATACCTTATTTGCAG GTTCTACAAAGAGATGACAGTTCCTAAAAGACAATGTTAAAgggttcactctgaaatcaTTATCCACCACGCGTTGGGAGAGTCGTATTGAGAGTGTGAAGCCTCTACGATTCAATGCTATTGAAATAAAAGAAGCATTACTTCAACTGGCTGAAGCTGACAAAGATCCCAAAATAAAAAGTCGTGCAAAATCAATTGCCACTAATGAGCTAGGTGACTTTGAGTTCTTGCTGAGCATGGTGATCTGGTATGAAATCTTGTTTGCTTTTAATAAGGTTAGCAAAATGCTACAATCTGATGACATGCAAATAAGTGTTGCTATTAGTGAGGTAAAAGGTCTAATTGCTTGGCTAGATAGATTTAGAGAAAATGGCTTCAAGGAAGCAATCATTACCACTAAGGAAATTGCTGATACCTTAAATGTTACTCAAGTTTTTCCAGAAAAACGTATAATTCATAATAAGAAATTTTTTGATGAAAGAGCCGATGAGCCATTACCATCATCTTCTGGTGAAGAATATTTTAGAGTGCATTATTTTTTATTCCTTGTGGACCAGGCTAAGGGATCATTGCAGAGAAGGTTTGAACAATATCAACAATATGATGATATCTttggatttttatttacttcagAAACTTTGAATTCCTTAGATAATATTGATTTAAGAGCTGCTTGCATTCATCTTAAGGATGTTTTGAGACATGGAGAGAGTTCAGATCTTGATGGGGAAGACTTGTTCAGAGAGCTGAAACTTTTGAGGGAAATATTACCTAGA CTGAGAGAAGTTTTTCCAAGTTAA